From the genome of Antennarius striatus isolate MH-2024 chromosome 19, ASM4005453v1, whole genome shotgun sequence, one region includes:
- the blk gene encoding tyrosine-protein kinase Blk isoform X1, translating into MGCSCSNQKQVKDKNFYKGKNSLSSNHIARSGNISSDKDDALFVAQYDFKSTNESDLPFKKGDKLRVLQDRNGEWWVAQSLVTGQEGFIPCNYVARADTLEVEKWFFSDITRKETERLLLAPGNKKGVFLVRESETSPGSFSLSIRDHVIEQGDVVKHYKIRCLDKGGFYISPSKSFPTLQELVKYYSRNADGLCRRLYAPCKAKAPQQPWAHDQWEIPRESLKMVKKLGAGQFGEVWMGYYKNTQRVAIKTLKEGTMEPEAFLQEANLMKKLQHERLVRLHAVVTKEPILIVTEFMVNGCLLDFLKTDEGKRLNLNKLIDMAAQIAEGMAYIERRNYIHRDLRAANILVNETMHCKIADFGLARIIESEYTAHEGAKFPIKWTSPEAINFGRFSIKSDVWSFGILLTEIVTYGRIPYPGMTNPEVIRSLDRSYRMPCPDGCPKELYDIMKMCWKENPEDRPTFEFLQNTLNDFFTATEGQYEMQP; encoded by the exons ATGGGCTGCAGCTGCAGTAACCAGAAAcaagtaaaagacaaaaacttcTACAAAGGAAAAAACTCTCTATCATCAAATCACATA GCAAGATCTGGAAACATCTCCTCAGATAAGG ATGATGCTCTCTTTGTGGCACAGTACGATTTCAAGTCCACCAATGAGAGCGATCTTCCTTTTAAGAAGGGAGACAAGCTTAGAGTTTTACAAGA CAGAAATGGAGAATGGTGGGTGGCTCAGTCATTGGTGACTGGACAGGAGGGCTTCATACCATGCAATTACGTTGCCAGGGCAGATACGCTGGAGGTGGAAAA ATGGTTTTTCAGTGACATTACCAGGAAAGAAACAGAACGACTGCTTTTAGCCCCTGGAAATAAAAAGGGAGTCTTTCTTGTTCGGGAGAGTGAAACCAGTCCAG GGTCCTTTTCCTTATCAATCAGAGATCATGTGATTGAGCAAGGGGATGTGGTAAAACACTATAAGATCCGCTGTCTGGACAAAGGAGGGTTCTACATCTCGCCCTCCAAGTCGTTCCCAACCCTGCAGGAGCTGGTGAAATACTACAGTC gCAATGCAGATGGATTGTGTCGGCGGCTCTACGCCCCGTGTAAAGCAAAGGCCCCCCAGCAGCCGTGGGCACACGATCAGTGGGAGATTCCAAGAGAAAGCCTGAAAATGGTGAAAAAACTGGGGGCCGGGCAGTTCGGAGAAGTGTGGATGG GTTACTATAAGAACACCCAGAGAGTTGCCATCAAGACCTTGAAGGAGGGAACGATGGAGCCGGAGGCCTTCCTCCAGGAGGCCAACCTGATGAAGAAGCTGCAGCATGAACGTCTGGTGCGCCTCCACGCCGTGGTCACCAAGGAACCCATTCTCATCGTCACCGAGTTCATGGTGAACG GATGTCTTCTTGACTTTCTAAAAACAGATGAAGGAAAACGCCTAAATCTGAATAAGCTAATAGACATGGCGGCACAG ATAGCTGAAGGCATGGCGTACATCGAGAGGAGGAACTACATCCACCGGGACTTGCGTGCAGCCAACATTCTAGTTAATGAAACTATGCACTGCAAAATAGCAGACTTTGGTTTGGCCAGGATTATCGAGTCGGAGTACACGGCCCACGAAG GTGCTAAATTTCCCATCAAATGGACGTCTCCAGAGGCCATTAACTTTGGCAGGTTCAGCATTAAATCAGATGTCTGGTCTTTTGGGATCCTCCTCACAGAGATAGTCACCTATGGGAGAATACCCTACCCAG ggATGACCAACCCAGAGGTGATCAGGAGCCTGGACCGCTCGTACAGGATGCCGTGTCCAGACGGATGCCCCAAGGAGCTCTACGACATTATGAAGATGTGCTGGAAGGAGAACCCTGAGGACCGGCCCACGTTTGAATTTCTGCAGAACACTCTTAATGATTTCTTTACCGCCACCGAGGGACAATATGAGATGCAGCCGTGA
- the blk gene encoding tyrosine-protein kinase Blk isoform X3 — protein sequence MGCSCSNQKQVKDKNFYKGKNSLSSNHIARSGNISSDKDDALFVAQYDFKSTNESDLPFKKGDKLRVLQDRNGEWWVAQSLVTGQEGFIPCNYVARADTLEVEKWFFSDITRKETERLLLAPGNKKGVFLVRESETSPGSFSLSIRDHVIEQGDVVKHYKIRCLDKGGFYISPSKSFPTLQELVKYYSRNADGLCRRLYAPCKAKAPQQPWAHDQWEIPRESLKMVKKLGAGQFGEVWMGYYKNTQRVAIKTLKEGTMEPEAFLQEANLMKKLQHERLVRLHAVVTKEPILIVTEFMVNGCLLDFLKTDEGKRLNLNKLIDMAAQIAEGMAYIERRNYIHRDLRAANILVNETMHCKIADFGLARIIESEYTAHEGMTNPEVIRSLDRSYRMPCPDGCPKELYDIMKMCWKENPEDRPTFEFLQNTLNDFFTATEGQYEMQP from the exons ATGGGCTGCAGCTGCAGTAACCAGAAAcaagtaaaagacaaaaacttcTACAAAGGAAAAAACTCTCTATCATCAAATCACATA GCAAGATCTGGAAACATCTCCTCAGATAAGG ATGATGCTCTCTTTGTGGCACAGTACGATTTCAAGTCCACCAATGAGAGCGATCTTCCTTTTAAGAAGGGAGACAAGCTTAGAGTTTTACAAGA CAGAAATGGAGAATGGTGGGTGGCTCAGTCATTGGTGACTGGACAGGAGGGCTTCATACCATGCAATTACGTTGCCAGGGCAGATACGCTGGAGGTGGAAAA ATGGTTTTTCAGTGACATTACCAGGAAAGAAACAGAACGACTGCTTTTAGCCCCTGGAAATAAAAAGGGAGTCTTTCTTGTTCGGGAGAGTGAAACCAGTCCAG GGTCCTTTTCCTTATCAATCAGAGATCATGTGATTGAGCAAGGGGATGTGGTAAAACACTATAAGATCCGCTGTCTGGACAAAGGAGGGTTCTACATCTCGCCCTCCAAGTCGTTCCCAACCCTGCAGGAGCTGGTGAAATACTACAGTC gCAATGCAGATGGATTGTGTCGGCGGCTCTACGCCCCGTGTAAAGCAAAGGCCCCCCAGCAGCCGTGGGCACACGATCAGTGGGAGATTCCAAGAGAAAGCCTGAAAATGGTGAAAAAACTGGGGGCCGGGCAGTTCGGAGAAGTGTGGATGG GTTACTATAAGAACACCCAGAGAGTTGCCATCAAGACCTTGAAGGAGGGAACGATGGAGCCGGAGGCCTTCCTCCAGGAGGCCAACCTGATGAAGAAGCTGCAGCATGAACGTCTGGTGCGCCTCCACGCCGTGGTCACCAAGGAACCCATTCTCATCGTCACCGAGTTCATGGTGAACG GATGTCTTCTTGACTTTCTAAAAACAGATGAAGGAAAACGCCTAAATCTGAATAAGCTAATAGACATGGCGGCACAG ATAGCTGAAGGCATGGCGTACATCGAGAGGAGGAACTACATCCACCGGGACTTGCGTGCAGCCAACATTCTAGTTAATGAAACTATGCACTGCAAAATAGCAGACTTTGGTTTGGCCAGGATTATCGAGTCGGAGTACACGGCCCACGAAG ggATGACCAACCCAGAGGTGATCAGGAGCCTGGACCGCTCGTACAGGATGCCGTGTCCAGACGGATGCCCCAAGGAGCTCTACGACATTATGAAGATGTGCTGGAAGGAGAACCCTGAGGACCGGCCCACGTTTGAATTTCTGCAGAACACTCTTAATGATTTCTTTACCGCCACCGAGGGACAATATGAGATGCAGCCGTGA
- the blk gene encoding tyrosine-protein kinase Blk isoform X2, protein MGCSCSNQKQVKDKNFYKGKNSLSSNHIARSGNISSDKDDALFVAQYDFKSTNESDLPFKKGDKLRVLQENGEWWVAQSLVTGQEGFIPCNYVARADTLEVEKWFFSDITRKETERLLLAPGNKKGVFLVRESETSPGSFSLSIRDHVIEQGDVVKHYKIRCLDKGGFYISPSKSFPTLQELVKYYSRNADGLCRRLYAPCKAKAPQQPWAHDQWEIPRESLKMVKKLGAGQFGEVWMGYYKNTQRVAIKTLKEGTMEPEAFLQEANLMKKLQHERLVRLHAVVTKEPILIVTEFMVNGCLLDFLKTDEGKRLNLNKLIDMAAQIAEGMAYIERRNYIHRDLRAANILVNETMHCKIADFGLARIIESEYTAHEGAKFPIKWTSPEAINFGRFSIKSDVWSFGILLTEIVTYGRIPYPGMTNPEVIRSLDRSYRMPCPDGCPKELYDIMKMCWKENPEDRPTFEFLQNTLNDFFTATEGQYEMQP, encoded by the exons ATGGGCTGCAGCTGCAGTAACCAGAAAcaagtaaaagacaaaaacttcTACAAAGGAAAAAACTCTCTATCATCAAATCACATA GCAAGATCTGGAAACATCTCCTCAGATAAGG ATGATGCTCTCTTTGTGGCACAGTACGATTTCAAGTCCACCAATGAGAGCGATCTTCCTTTTAAGAAGGGAGACAAGCTTAGAGTTTTACAAGA AAATGGAGAATGGTGGGTGGCTCAGTCATTGGTGACTGGACAGGAGGGCTTCATACCATGCAATTACGTTGCCAGGGCAGATACGCTGGAGGTGGAAAA ATGGTTTTTCAGTGACATTACCAGGAAAGAAACAGAACGACTGCTTTTAGCCCCTGGAAATAAAAAGGGAGTCTTTCTTGTTCGGGAGAGTGAAACCAGTCCAG GGTCCTTTTCCTTATCAATCAGAGATCATGTGATTGAGCAAGGGGATGTGGTAAAACACTATAAGATCCGCTGTCTGGACAAAGGAGGGTTCTACATCTCGCCCTCCAAGTCGTTCCCAACCCTGCAGGAGCTGGTGAAATACTACAGTC gCAATGCAGATGGATTGTGTCGGCGGCTCTACGCCCCGTGTAAAGCAAAGGCCCCCCAGCAGCCGTGGGCACACGATCAGTGGGAGATTCCAAGAGAAAGCCTGAAAATGGTGAAAAAACTGGGGGCCGGGCAGTTCGGAGAAGTGTGGATGG GTTACTATAAGAACACCCAGAGAGTTGCCATCAAGACCTTGAAGGAGGGAACGATGGAGCCGGAGGCCTTCCTCCAGGAGGCCAACCTGATGAAGAAGCTGCAGCATGAACGTCTGGTGCGCCTCCACGCCGTGGTCACCAAGGAACCCATTCTCATCGTCACCGAGTTCATGGTGAACG GATGTCTTCTTGACTTTCTAAAAACAGATGAAGGAAAACGCCTAAATCTGAATAAGCTAATAGACATGGCGGCACAG ATAGCTGAAGGCATGGCGTACATCGAGAGGAGGAACTACATCCACCGGGACTTGCGTGCAGCCAACATTCTAGTTAATGAAACTATGCACTGCAAAATAGCAGACTTTGGTTTGGCCAGGATTATCGAGTCGGAGTACACGGCCCACGAAG GTGCTAAATTTCCCATCAAATGGACGTCTCCAGAGGCCATTAACTTTGGCAGGTTCAGCATTAAATCAGATGTCTGGTCTTTTGGGATCCTCCTCACAGAGATAGTCACCTATGGGAGAATACCCTACCCAG ggATGACCAACCCAGAGGTGATCAGGAGCCTGGACCGCTCGTACAGGATGCCGTGTCCAGACGGATGCCCCAAGGAGCTCTACGACATTATGAAGATGTGCTGGAAGGAGAACCCTGAGGACCGGCCCACGTTTGAATTTCTGCAGAACACTCTTAATGATTTCTTTACCGCCACCGAGGGACAATATGAGATGCAGCCGTGA